From a single Streptomyces sp. NBC_00377 genomic region:
- a CDS encoding SMI1/KNR4 family protein has translation MTTGRLGQQAAPPNAAYAGQVVHFPDPVRAARHPRGVRMDERGFPDFSPYARAAAEIADPPEGFGVDELRLTDYVSANAALAASGHTLWDTVPSVATPHGWTWHHVVGSRRLELVPVEVKALLRHHGGVSSAVVDQSKRGTRPLQETRPAHFGLPKSGVAVTEQQVQGVEEDLGYRLPGAYRSFLKAAGGCAPVGAALDAELGLLVDQPFFTVRDEAAVNDLVYVNKCLRDHLTKDYLGVGFVQGGLLAVKVRGERAGSVWFCAYDDVRDVDPGWSPAQRMERLLLPCGEDFDVFLSRLAGNPPELATVANLMVDGGFARAVPVAAASSASAAGE, from the coding sequence ATGACGACAGGTCGGCTCGGGCAGCAGGCCGCGCCACCGAACGCGGCTTACGCCGGGCAGGTCGTGCATTTCCCGGACCCGGTCCGGGCGGCACGGCACCCGAGGGGCGTTCGGATGGACGAGCGGGGCTTCCCGGACTTCTCGCCGTATGCGCGTGCCGCCGCGGAGATCGCGGATCCGCCGGAGGGTTTCGGCGTGGACGAGCTGCGGCTGACGGACTACGTGTCGGCGAACGCGGCCCTGGCGGCTTCGGGTCACACGTTGTGGGACACGGTCCCGAGCGTGGCGACGCCGCACGGCTGGACATGGCACCACGTGGTGGGCTCCCGGCGCCTCGAACTGGTTCCCGTCGAGGTGAAGGCGTTGCTGCGGCACCACGGCGGGGTCTCGTCGGCGGTGGTGGACCAGTCGAAGCGGGGAACACGGCCGTTGCAGGAGACGCGTCCGGCGCACTTCGGGCTGCCGAAGTCGGGTGTGGCCGTGACGGAGCAGCAGGTCCAGGGCGTCGAGGAGGACCTCGGATACCGGCTTCCGGGGGCCTACCGTTCGTTCCTGAAGGCGGCGGGCGGCTGTGCGCCGGTGGGCGCGGCGTTGGACGCGGAGCTCGGACTCCTCGTCGACCAGCCGTTCTTCACCGTGCGGGACGAGGCCGCGGTCAACGACCTGGTGTACGTGAACAAGTGTCTTCGTGATCATCTGACGAAGGACTACCTGGGCGTCGGCTTCGTGCAGGGCGGGCTGCTGGCCGTGAAGGTGCGGGGCGAGCGGGCCGGTTCGGTGTGGTTCTGCGCGTACGACGACGTGCGGGACGTGGACCCGGGGTGGTCGCCGGCCCAGCGCATGGAGCGGTTGCTGCTGCCGTGCGGTGAGGACTTCGACGTCTTCCTGTCGAGGCTGGCCGGTAATCCGCCGGAGTTGGCGACGGTGGCGAATCTGATGGTGGACGGCGGCTTCGCGCGTGCCGTGCCGGTGGCCGCGGCGTCCTCGGCGTCCGCGGCGGGGGAGTGA
- a CDS encoding YwqJ-related putative deaminase has product MNATQTGSHTGRSESLRTGGTAAYESGPAGDPRTGPSGDPRIGWSATEAPHAPTLRHRRDGILPTVAAALSVRGATLTSTAARGDQPPSLHPLVQDFLDTLTSAQRDRFTGRCAEALLISRHLTAADAARSRRAARRPMTNGEARKTLKQAKLTTRRIREDGDPLHGSFATPCRACTALSAHFGVRIVEPSPTDD; this is encoded by the coding sequence ATGAACGCGACACAGACGGGGTCACACACCGGCAGGTCGGAAAGCCTGCGCACCGGCGGCACGGCGGCCTACGAGAGCGGCCCGGCCGGCGACCCGCGCACCGGTCCGTCCGGCGACCCGCGCATCGGCTGGTCCGCCACCGAGGCCCCCCACGCACCCACCCTGCGCCACCGCCGCGACGGCATACTCCCCACCGTCGCCGCCGCCCTCTCCGTCCGCGGCGCCACCCTCACCAGCACCGCCGCGCGCGGCGACCAGCCGCCGTCCCTGCACCCCCTCGTCCAGGACTTCCTCGACACCCTCACCAGCGCCCAGCGCGACCGCTTCACCGGCCGCTGCGCCGAGGCGCTCCTCATCTCCCGCCACCTCACCGCGGCCGACGCCGCCCGCAGCAGACGCGCCGCACGACGCCCCATGACCAACGGCGAAGCCCGCAAGACCCTCAAGCAGGCCAAGCTCACCACCCGCCGCATCCGCGAGGACGGCGACCCCCTGCACGGCAGCTTCGCCACCCCCTGCCGCGCCTGCACGGCCCTCAGCGCACACTTCGGCGTCCGCATCGTCGAACCGTCCCCGACGGACGACTGA
- a CDS encoding SUKH-4 family immunity protein: MVTFAQAQERAEEWINGDVPAYQHREVRVREFELGFVVWAEDRAEGPRSDGGAQRLVIARDSGEATLWPGVPVGEVIRRYEEEYGRPDGPADAVPAPAARVDLNQTSFLLSPPEWLQEAADKLGIADRRGSGPGNGEASGEAASGNGEAPSDAAPVPGRASGPEAPSGASSASGPASGAGVSSGGAPGSGDPSLPRTQGGAPGNSLPETQAGVPAGPGAAPAGGPAAPSAPAGATPWAGTDTNADAGDDRSVPLPATVFAPPLSGSDDESVPPVSAPDAKTALISGGSRLPPTAVSPALDPSGRPGGAGTGNTPPPAAPPAPAAPAPSGPSGSSYGYPQGPGAPGGPGTPPPPGGSSYGHPQGAGVGAGAPPPPAGPVAPARPLAPNAGDIADAATSKAAPPPRRNRGGGAQPPPPPGAPGAPGARPGNPPVPPPPGPGAPGAPAGGYVPTQLVSALGADGLAGPGGPGAAGAPQPPGAPGAPGVPGAPAGPNPPEGTPPGGVHHAATMLADPGRMGPGAPQPPSAPGAGGAQGAPGGPGGQGEPGAVHHARTMFAGPPAGGPGAPPPPQAPGAPGGPGFPGAPGAPGVPAPPGFPGAPGMAPGAPGMAPGGARPPMPPPGGPVPGQPPAYGYPQQQGLPTVGPGYQAVLRYRAQDGSEQQLIRRSAPGTPHPEWQIFHELRAMNVPPDQVLELHTELESCELPGAYCARMLREQWPQARITSIAPYGTDHASRQQGMQQLLAHQGELHQVADGPARPAPVRAPLPPVQASPPVPPEAIGQELAAVFGPAVFRFEQAAVSRQGVPPVVAHTLVVAGLPADMGPFFWAQAQPGRPVPTLAELAAERGVQPASDAGSYLVMGTDFGKAICVQYGTANIVAVPVEAGPGGAPVPPQFVNTGLPEFARCLALLGRMWRLRFGLNQEQAGRWTVDFQAQLASLDPAALGSPESWWSVLLEQMWDGLL; encoded by the coding sequence ATGGTGACGTTCGCGCAGGCGCAGGAGCGCGCCGAAGAGTGGATCAACGGGGATGTGCCGGCGTACCAGCATCGCGAGGTGCGGGTGCGGGAGTTCGAGCTCGGGTTCGTGGTCTGGGCCGAGGACCGCGCGGAGGGCCCCCGTTCGGACGGGGGCGCGCAGCGACTGGTGATCGCCCGGGACAGCGGGGAGGCCACCTTGTGGCCGGGGGTGCCGGTGGGCGAGGTGATCCGCCGGTACGAGGAGGAGTACGGCCGTCCCGACGGCCCTGCCGACGCGGTGCCGGCGCCCGCGGCACGGGTGGATCTGAATCAGACGTCGTTCCTGTTGTCGCCGCCGGAGTGGTTGCAGGAGGCGGCGGACAAGCTGGGGATCGCGGATCGGCGGGGCTCCGGTCCCGGGAACGGCGAGGCATCCGGCGAGGCCGCTTCGGGGAACGGCGAGGCGCCTTCGGACGCTGCCCCGGTGCCGGGGCGGGCGTCGGGGCCGGAGGCGCCCTCGGGGGCGTCCTCCGCTTCGGGTCCCGCGTCGGGTGCGGGTGTGTCCTCCGGTGGCGCGCCCGGAAGCGGTGATCCCTCGCTGCCCCGGACACAGGGCGGGGCACCCGGCAACTCCCTGCCCGAGACGCAGGCAGGGGTGCCTGCGGGCCCGGGTGCCGCACCGGCCGGTGGGCCGGCCGCCCCCTCCGCTCCCGCCGGGGCGACGCCGTGGGCGGGGACGGACACCAATGCCGACGCCGGAGACGATCGTTCCGTGCCACTGCCCGCGACCGTGTTCGCGCCGCCGCTGAGCGGTTCCGACGACGAGTCGGTACCGCCGGTGTCCGCGCCCGACGCCAAGACGGCGTTGATCTCGGGCGGCAGCAGGCTCCCGCCGACGGCGGTCTCGCCCGCGCTGGACCCCTCGGGGCGGCCGGGTGGTGCGGGGACGGGGAACACTCCGCCTCCCGCGGCCCCTCCTGCTCCCGCGGCTCCTGCGCCGTCCGGTCCGTCCGGTTCTTCGTACGGTTATCCGCAGGGGCCGGGCGCACCCGGTGGTCCGGGCACGCCGCCCCCGCCCGGCGGGTCCTCCTACGGTCATCCGCAGGGTGCGGGTGTGGGGGCGGGCGCTCCGCCACCGCCGGCCGGTCCGGTCGCGCCGGCGCGCCCGCTCGCGCCGAACGCCGGCGACATCGCCGACGCCGCGACCAGCAAGGCGGCGCCGCCTCCGCGTCGTAACCGGGGTGGAGGGGCGCAGCCGCCGCCTCCGCCGGGCGCTCCCGGTGCGCCGGGCGCGCGGCCGGGGAATCCACCTGTGCCGCCGCCTCCCGGCCCCGGTGCGCCCGGTGCTCCGGCGGGCGGTTACGTGCCCACGCAGCTCGTGTCGGCACTCGGCGCCGACGGTCTCGCGGGCCCGGGCGGGCCCGGTGCGGCGGGCGCTCCGCAGCCTCCCGGTGCTCCTGGCGCTCCCGGTGTGCCGGGCGCGCCCGCCGGGCCGAACCCGCCGGAGGGTACGCCTCCCGGCGGCGTCCACCATGCCGCCACGATGCTTGCCGACCCCGGTCGAATGGGACCGGGCGCGCCGCAGCCTCCGAGCGCCCCCGGTGCCGGTGGTGCTCAGGGCGCTCCCGGTGGGCCCGGCGGACAGGGCGAGCCGGGCGCTGTTCACCACGCGCGGACCATGTTCGCCGGTCCCCCGGCGGGTGGCCCCGGTGCGCCTCCGCCGCCGCAGGCCCCCGGTGCTCCCGGCGGCCCCGGTTTCCCCGGTGCTCCCGGGGCGCCCGGCGTGCCCGCGCCTCCCGGTTTCCCGGGCGCCCCGGGCATGGCTCCGGGCGCTCCCGGTATGGCGCCGGGCGGGGCCCGGCCGCCGATGCCGCCGCCCGGCGGACCGGTGCCCGGGCAGCCGCCCGCGTACGGGTATCCGCAGCAGCAGGGGCTGCCGACGGTCGGCCCGGGCTACCAGGCCGTGCTGCGCTACCGCGCGCAGGACGGCTCGGAGCAGCAGCTGATCCGGCGCTCGGCCCCGGGTACGCCGCACCCGGAGTGGCAGATCTTCCACGAGCTGCGGGCGATGAACGTGCCGCCGGACCAGGTGCTGGAGCTGCACACGGAGCTGGAGTCGTGCGAGCTGCCGGGCGCGTACTGCGCGCGGATGCTCCGCGAGCAGTGGCCGCAGGCGCGGATCACGAGCATCGCGCCGTACGGCACGGATCACGCGAGCCGGCAGCAGGGCATGCAGCAGTTGCTGGCGCATCAGGGCGAACTTCACCAGGTGGCGGACGGGCCGGCGCGTCCGGCGCCCGTTCGTGCGCCGTTGCCGCCGGTGCAGGCGTCGCCGCCGGTTCCGCCGGAGGCGATCGGGCAGGAGCTGGCGGCGGTCTTCGGGCCGGCGGTGTTCCGCTTCGAGCAGGCCGCGGTGTCCCGGCAGGGAGTGCCTCCGGTCGTGGCGCACACGCTGGTGGTGGCGGGTCTGCCGGCGGACATGGGGCCGTTCTTCTGGGCGCAGGCCCAGCCGGGCAGGCCGGTGCCGACACTGGCTGAACTGGCTGCCGAACGGGGTGTGCAGCCTGCGTCGGACGCGGGCTCGTACCTCGTCATGGGCACCGACTTCGGCAAGGCGATCTGTGTGCAGTACGGGACGGCGAACATCGTCGCGGTGCCCGTGGAGGCGGGGCCGGGCGGTGCGCCCGTACCGCCGCAGTTCGTGAACACCGGGCTGCCGGAGTTCGCGCGCTGTCTGGCGCTGCTCGGGCGGATGTGGCGGCTGCGGTTCGGTCTGAACCAGGAGCAGGCGGGCCGCTGGACGGTCGACTTCCAGGCCCAGTTGGCCTCGCTCGACCCGGCGGCGCTCGGTTCGCCCGAGAGCTGGTGGTCGGTGCTGCTGGAGCAGATGTGGGACGGCCTGCTGTGA
- a CDS encoding ribose-phosphate diphosphokinase, whose translation MTGIKTTGEKKMMFFSGRAHPELAEEVAHQLGVGVVPTKAFDFANGEIYVRYQESARGADCFLIQSHTAPINKWIMEQLIMIDALKRASARSITVIVPFYGYARQDKKHRGREPISARLIADLMKTAGAHRILTVDLHTDQIQGFFDGPVDHLFALPLLADYVGSKVDREKLTVVSPDAGRVRVADRWCDRLGAPLAIVHKRRDKDVANQVTVHEVVGEVKGRVCVLVDDMIDTGGTICAAADALFAHGAEDVIVTATHGVLSGPAADRLKNSKVSEFIFTNTLPTPGELEVDKITVLSIAPTIANAVREVFQDGSVTSLFDEQ comes from the coding sequence GTGACCGGGATCAAGACGACCGGCGAGAAGAAGATGATGTTCTTCTCCGGCCGCGCCCACCCCGAGCTTGCCGAGGAGGTCGCCCACCAGCTGGGTGTCGGGGTCGTCCCGACGAAGGCCTTCGATTTCGCCAACGGCGAGATCTATGTGCGGTACCAGGAGTCGGCGCGTGGCGCGGACTGCTTCCTGATCCAGAGCCACACGGCTCCGATCAACAAGTGGATCATGGAACAGCTGATCATGATCGACGCCCTGAAGCGCGCGTCGGCCCGTTCGATCACCGTGATCGTGCCGTTCTACGGCTATGCCCGTCAGGACAAGAAGCACCGCGGGCGGGAGCCGATCTCGGCCCGTCTGATCGCGGACCTGATGAAGACCGCGGGCGCCCACCGGATCCTGACGGTCGATCTCCACACGGACCAGATCCAGGGTTTCTTCGACGGCCCGGTGGACCACCTCTTCGCGCTGCCGCTGCTCGCCGACTACGTGGGCAGCAAGGTGGACCGCGAGAAGCTGACCGTCGTGTCCCCGGACGCGGGCCGGGTGCGGGTCGCGGACCGCTGGTGCGACCGGCTGGGTGCGCCGCTGGCGATCGTGCACAAGCGGCGCGACAAGGACGTGGCGAACCAGGTGACGGTCCACGAGGTCGTGGGCGAGGTCAAGGGCCGCGTCTGCGTGCTGGTCGACGACATGATCGACACGGGCGGCACGATCTGCGCGGCGGCCGACGCGCTGTTCGCGCACGGCGCCGAGGATGTCATCGTGACCGCGACGCACGGTGTGCTGTCGGGTCCGGCGGCCGACCGCCTGAAGAACTCCAAGGTCAGCGAGTTCATCTTCACGAACACCCTGCCGACGCCGGGTGAGCTGGAGGTCGACAAGATCACCGTCCTGTCGATCGCGCCGACGATCGCGAACGCGGTGCGTGAGGTGTTCCAGGACGGTTCGGTGACGAGCCTGTTCGACGAGCAGTGA
- the glmU gene encoding bifunctional UDP-N-acetylglucosamine diphosphorylase/glucosamine-1-phosphate N-acetyltransferase GlmU yields MSANRPAAVVVLAAGEGTRMKSAIPKVLHEISGRSLVGHVLAAARELDPENLVVVVGHAREKVTAHLSEIDPRVRTAVQEEQNGTGHAVRMGLEQLGGGVDGTVVVVCGDTPLLTGATLVQLAATHHADGNAVTVLTAEVPDATGYGRIVRDDASGAVTAIVEHKDASEAVLAVREINSGVFAFDGQLLADALKKVRTDNSQGEEYLTDVLGILREAGHRVGASVAADHREIAGINNRVQLSEARRILNERLLTAAMLSGVTVIDPATTWVDVTVTFEQDAVVQPGTQLLGATHLGEGAEVGPNSRLKDTVVGAGARVDNTVSDGARIGADAKVGPYAYLRPGTRLGAKGKIGTYVETKNASIGEGTKIPHLSYVGDATIGEYSNIGAASVFVNYDGESKHHTTVGSHCKTGSDNMFVAPVTVGDGAYTAAGSVITKDVPPGSLAVARGQQRNIEGWVARKRPGSAAAKAAEAASRQAEGES; encoded by the coding sequence GTGAGCGCCAATCGCCCGGCAGCCGTCGTCGTTCTCGCAGCGGGTGAGGGCACCCGTATGAAGTCGGCCATACCGAAGGTCCTGCACGAGATCAGCGGCCGCTCCCTCGTGGGACATGTGCTGGCCGCGGCCCGTGAACTGGACCCCGAGAACCTGGTCGTCGTCGTAGGGCACGCGCGCGAGAAGGTCACCGCGCATCTGAGCGAGATCGACCCGCGGGTGCGTACCGCGGTGCAGGAGGAGCAGAACGGCACCGGGCACGCCGTCCGGATGGGGCTGGAGCAGCTCGGCGGCGGTGTCGACGGGACGGTGGTCGTCGTCTGCGGCGACACCCCGCTGCTGACCGGCGCGACCCTGGTGCAGCTCGCCGCCACGCACCACGCGGACGGCAACGCCGTCACCGTGCTGACGGCCGAGGTGCCGGACGCGACGGGCTACGGGCGGATCGTGCGCGACGACGCCTCGGGCGCCGTCACCGCGATCGTGGAGCACAAGGACGCCTCCGAGGCGGTGCTGGCGGTCCGTGAGATCAACTCCGGGGTGTTCGCGTTCGACGGGCAGCTGCTGGCGGACGCCCTGAAGAAGGTCCGTACGGACAACAGCCAGGGCGAGGAGTACCTGACCGACGTCCTCGGGATCCTGCGCGAGGCCGGTCACCGGGTGGGCGCGTCGGTCGCCGCCGATCACCGGGAGATCGCCGGGATCAACAACCGGGTACAGCTGAGCGAGGCCCGCCGGATCCTCAACGAGCGGCTGCTGACGGCCGCGATGCTGTCGGGCGTGACCGTGATCGACCCCGCGACGACCTGGGTCGACGTCACCGTCACGTTCGAGCAGGACGCGGTCGTGCAGCCGGGCACGCAGCTGCTGGGCGCCACCCACCTCGGCGAGGGCGCCGAGGTCGGTCCGAACAGCCGGCTGAAGGACACCGTGGTGGGCGCGGGAGCCCGGGTGGACAACACCGTCTCCGACGGCGCCCGCATCGGCGCGGACGCGAAGGTGGGGCCCTACGCGTATCTGCGTCCCGGCACGCGGCTGGGGGCGAAGGGCAAGATCGGCACCTACGTGGAGACCAAGAACGCCTCGATCGGCGAAGGGACGAAGATCCCGCACCTGTCGTACGTCGGTGACGCGACGATCGGCGAGTACAGCAACATCGGCGCGGCGAGCGTCTTCGTCAACTACGACGGGGAGAGCAAGCACCACACGACCGTCGGCTCACACTGCAAGACGGGTTCGGACAACATGTTTGTGGCTCCCGTCACGGTCGGGGACGGCGCGTACACCGCTGCCGGGTCCGTGATCACGAAGGACGTGCCGCCCGGTTCGCTGGCCGTGGCCCGTGGTCAGCAGCGGAATATCGAGGGCTGGGTGGCCCGCAAGCGTCCGGGCAGCGCGGCCGCGAAGGCGGCCGAGGCGGCCTCTCGCCAGGCCGAAGGCGAAAGCTGA
- a CDS encoding cellulose-binding protein, with translation MSSARVSPPGFVTVLGRGYRPKEVDTYTASLSAERDAAWERVARLTVLAKEMAVEAERLREAVKGIGPQAYGALGERARRVFQLVQEEAAEVREHARSEAQEQVAQAEARAAAVRSVAQEQADAIRTEAKEYAHRRLLAARAEAHGIRVGARRKVKEFRAEALAALREVRQATASLLVDPKREQAEQWAAAEREEVERAADLDAHHARLMARAEEAVAEAQREVAEAGELSRRRDEEARVRAAQIVAEARLKQGRIAQETERVLRKHSERSDEVRAHMDQVQESLAALTGRAVEQ, from the coding sequence ATGAGCAGTGCACGGGTGTCACCACCGGGGTTCGTGACCGTTCTCGGGCGCGGCTATCGGCCCAAAGAGGTCGACACGTATACCGCCTCGCTCTCCGCCGAACGCGACGCCGCCTGGGAGAGGGTGGCCCGGCTCACCGTGCTCGCCAAGGAGATGGCGGTGGAGGCCGAGCGGTTGCGTGAGGCCGTGAAAGGGATCGGGCCGCAGGCGTACGGCGCCCTCGGGGAGCGCGCACGGCGCGTGTTCCAGCTCGTGCAGGAAGAGGCGGCGGAAGTGCGCGAGCACGCCCGCTCCGAAGCCCAGGAACAGGTCGCGCAAGCCGAGGCGCGCGCTGCCGCCGTGCGCAGTGTGGCGCAGGAACAGGCGGACGCGATCCGGACGGAGGCCAAGGAATACGCCCATCGGCGGCTGCTCGCCGCGCGTGCCGAGGCCCACGGGATCCGTGTCGGTGCCCGGCGCAAGGTGAAGGAGTTCCGCGCCGAGGCGCTCGCGGCGCTGCGCGAGGTGCGGCAGGCCACCGCGAGCCTGCTCGTCGATCCGAAGAGGGAGCAGGCCGAGCAGTGGGCCGCGGCGGAGCGCGAGGAGGTCGAGCGCGCCGCCGACCTCGACGCGCACCATGCCCGGTTGATGGCCCGTGCCGAGGAGGCCGTGGCCGAGGCGCAGAGGGAGGTCGCCGAGGCCGGGGAGCTGTCCCGTCGGCGCGACGAGGAGGCACGCGTGCGTGCCGCCCAGATCGTCGCCGAGGCCCGCCTCAAGCAGGGCCGCATCGCACAGGAGACGGAACGGGTGCTGCGCAAACACAGCGAGCGCTCGGACGAGGTGAGGGCGCACATGGACCAGGTGCAGGAAAGCCTGGCGGCGCTTACGGGGCGTGCGGTGGAGCAGTGA
- a CDS encoding sensor histidine kinase: MTTTGEEDTAARGGPLWWPRRRSAAFDWSLGLVSAVECAVEGVPFARDAGIPPGVGVVFGLLAGSVLVVRRKWPIAVVLVSIAITPAQMGYLMGIVGLYTLAASELPRRIIASLAGMQLVGTLIVTFVRVRQSMDQGRLTIGDWFIPFAAITTSLGLTAPPLLLGLYVGARRRLMESLRERADSLERELQLLAERAEERAEWARGEERTRIAREMHDVVAHRVSLMVVHAAALQAVARKDPEKAVRNAALVGDMGRQALTELREMLGVLRSGGAGERSASAPFVAVGVAAAVVVEEGEGPCLSELDELVGQSAAAGMVVELLVEGEVRPYAPEVEQTAYRVVQEALTNVHKHAGGAKTHVRLAHREGEIAMQVENGAPPESGPASARLPSGGNGLVGMKERVVALGGVFVSGPTEAGGFRVSAVIPAS, from the coding sequence ATGACCACGACGGGGGAAGAGGACACGGCGGCCCGGGGAGGGCCGCTGTGGTGGCCCAGACGGCGGAGCGCGGCGTTCGACTGGAGCCTGGGGCTCGTGTCAGCCGTGGAGTGCGCGGTGGAGGGGGTTCCGTTCGCGCGGGACGCCGGGATCCCGCCCGGGGTGGGGGTGGTGTTCGGGCTGCTCGCCGGTTCCGTGCTGGTGGTGCGGAGGAAGTGGCCCATCGCCGTGGTGCTGGTGTCGATCGCGATCACCCCGGCCCAGATGGGTTACCTGATGGGCATCGTGGGGTTGTACACCCTCGCGGCGTCGGAGCTGCCCCGGCGGATCATCGCCTCGCTCGCCGGGATGCAGTTGGTGGGCACGCTGATCGTGACGTTCGTGCGGGTGCGTCAGAGCATGGACCAGGGCCGGCTGACCATCGGCGACTGGTTCATCCCGTTCGCCGCCATCACGACCTCGCTCGGCCTCACCGCGCCGCCGCTGCTGCTCGGTCTGTACGTCGGTGCCAGGCGGCGGCTCATGGAGAGCCTGCGGGAACGGGCGGACAGCCTGGAGCGGGAGTTGCAGCTGCTCGCGGAGCGGGCGGAGGAGCGGGCGGAGTGGGCGCGCGGCGAGGAGCGGACGCGGATCGCGCGCGAGATGCACGACGTGGTCGCGCACCGGGTGAGTCTGATGGTCGTGCATGCCGCGGCGTTGCAGGCCGTCGCGCGCAAGGACCCCGAGAAGGCGGTGCGCAACGCGGCGCTGGTGGGGGACATGGGGCGGCAGGCGTTGACGGAGCTGCGGGAGATGCTCGGGGTGCTGCGCAGTGGTGGTGCGGGGGAGCGGTCGGCCTCCGCGCCGTTCGTGGCGGTGGGGGTGGCCGCGGCCGTGGTGGTGGAGGAGGGCGAGGGGCCGTGTCTGTCGGAACTCGATGAGCTGGTGGGACAGTCGGCGGCTGCGGGGATGGTGGTGGAGCTGTTGGTGGAGGGGGAGGTGAGGCCGTACGCGCCGGAGGTGGAGCAGACGGCCTACCGGGTGGTGCAGGAGGCGCTGACGAACGTGCACAAGCATGCGGGGGGCGCCAAGACGCATGTGCGGCTGGCGCATCGGGAGGGGGAGATCGCGATGCAGGTGGAGAACGGGGCGCCGCCGGAGTCGGGGCCGGCGTCGGCGCGGCTGCCGTCGGGGGGCAACGGCCTGGTGGGGATGAAGGAGCGGGTGGTGGCGCTGGGCGGGGTGTTCGTGTCGGGCCCCACCGAGGCGGGGGGTTTCCGGGTGTCGGCGGTCATCCCGGCGTCGTAG
- a CDS encoding SUKH-3 domain-containing protein — MHPDRTSTTRFPVPVDAALRAAGWQPGRWDIKQAEIWADTLREHTSPAGHRHAVFPAAVEAWAEFGGLTITPAGPGRQVAPTTLHLDPLHGLHLARTLVDLGRALDTDVAPLGAETDSQGLLAIDAEGRVYALDHTGDWYLGPDIDQALGALTAGIEPVRLTAD; from the coding sequence ATGCACCCCGACCGCACGTCCACCACCCGCTTCCCCGTCCCCGTCGACGCCGCTCTGCGCGCCGCGGGCTGGCAACCCGGACGCTGGGACATCAAACAGGCCGAGATCTGGGCCGACACCCTGCGCGAACACACCTCGCCGGCCGGCCACCGTCATGCCGTGTTCCCCGCCGCCGTCGAGGCCTGGGCCGAATTCGGCGGCCTCACGATCACACCCGCCGGGCCCGGCCGCCAGGTGGCCCCCACCACGCTCCACCTCGACCCCCTCCACGGCCTCCACCTGGCCCGCACCCTGGTCGACCTCGGCCGCGCCCTCGACACCGACGTGGCCCCCCTCGGCGCCGAGACCGACAGCCAGGGCCTCCTCGCCATCGACGCCGAAGGCCGCGTCTACGCCCTCGACCACACCGGCGACTGGTACCTCGGCCCCGACATCGACCAGGCCCTCGGCGCGCTCACCGCCGGCATCGAGCCGGTCCGCCTGACGGCCGACTGA